The Paraburkholderia sp. ZP32-5 genome includes a window with the following:
- a CDS encoding PRC-barrel domain-containing protein, with product MTALDVRRLFRLLCTAAALFALAAMSGCSSLLWGTHQAPIVDATVMPVEPASAPVAASAPEPVETETAEEPEQPKKPRKPIFKPHKVEPPPPVVAPPPPPPPPPPLIVLRTIERSDARTLLDSQVQKPDGKVVGRAVDMIADAAGKPHEMVVNLQGFLGVGDRKVNFPWGAFRFTPTAKGPPITLNATAVPNTAPKSDAPQLLPLLDATVERSNGAKVGRVVDVLIDANAQPQAVVLDVSGMVSTDRRTIAANWSALRFVTRDKELRPLLDLSDAQINATPPYASDKPIRAVSPAPPPAAVAPTAPAASAAAAASPPAAASTAVAVSNARAVR from the coding sequence ATGACCGCGCTCGACGTACGTCGTCTGTTTCGTCTGCTGTGCACCGCCGCCGCGCTGTTCGCGCTCGCCGCGATGTCCGGCTGCAGCAGCCTGCTGTGGGGCACGCATCAGGCGCCGATCGTCGATGCGACGGTGATGCCGGTCGAGCCGGCCAGCGCGCCGGTCGCGGCGTCCGCGCCGGAGCCGGTCGAAACCGAGACCGCCGAAGAGCCCGAGCAGCCGAAGAAGCCAAGGAAGCCGATCTTCAAGCCGCACAAGGTCGAGCCGCCGCCGCCCGTCGTCGCGCCTCCGCCGCCGCCTCCCCCGCCGCCGCCGCTGATCGTGCTGCGCACGATCGAGCGCAGCGACGCGCGCACGCTGCTCGACAGCCAGGTGCAGAAGCCCGATGGCAAGGTGGTCGGCCGCGCGGTCGACATGATCGCCGACGCGGCCGGCAAGCCGCACGAGATGGTCGTCAATCTGCAGGGCTTTCTCGGCGTCGGCGATCGCAAGGTGAACTTCCCGTGGGGCGCGTTCCGCTTTACGCCGACCGCGAAGGGTCCGCCGATCACGCTGAACGCGACGGCGGTGCCCAACACGGCGCCCAAATCCGACGCACCGCAATTGCTGCCGCTGCTCGACGCGACCGTCGAGCGCTCGAACGGCGCGAAGGTGGGCCGCGTCGTCGATGTGCTGATCGACGCTAACGCGCAGCCGCAGGCGGTCGTGCTCGACGTCAGCGGCATGGTCAGCACGGACCGGCGCACGATCGCCGCGAACTGGTCGGCGCTGCGTTTCGTCACGCGCGATAAGGAGCTGCGGCCGCTGCTCGATCTGAGCGACGCGCAGATCAACGCGACGCCGCCTTATGCGAGCGACAAGCCGATCCGCGCGGTGTCGCCGGCCCCGCCGCCCGCCGCCGTAGCTCCCACGGCTCCGGCCGCGTCCGCTGCCGCGGCGGCTTCGCCGCCGGCCGCCGCATCGACGGCGGTGGCAGTGTCCAACGCACGGGCGGTCCGATGA
- a CDS encoding M20 aminoacylase family protein: protein MNTMVIPAGIAEVEEEMIALRRRIHAHPELAYEEFATGDLVAERLTEWGYTVHRGLGQTGVVGQLKLGNGTRRLGLRADMDALPIHETTGLPYASKVAGKMHACGHDGHTAMLLAAAKHLAREKSFDGTLNLIFQPAEEGLAGAKKMLEDGLFERFPCDAVFAMHNMPGHPAGKFGFLPGSFMASSDTVIIKVTGRGGHGAVPHKAIDPVVVCAQIVLALQAIVSRNIAPLDMAIITVGSIHAGEAPNVIPESAEMRLSVRALRPEVRDHLQERITAVATGQAAVFGARAEVDYQRRYPVLVNDTEMTALARQVALDWLGEDGLIRDMQPLTGSEDFAFLLERCAGSYLIIGNGDGEGGCMVHNPGYDFNDACLATGAAYWVKLAQTFLV from the coding sequence GTGAACACGATGGTTATTCCGGCGGGCATCGCCGAGGTCGAAGAGGAAATGATCGCGCTGCGCCGCCGCATCCACGCGCACCCGGAACTCGCTTACGAAGAGTTCGCGACCGGCGATCTGGTCGCCGAACGGCTGACGGAATGGGGCTACACCGTGCATCGCGGGCTCGGGCAGACCGGCGTGGTCGGTCAGTTGAAGCTCGGCAACGGCACGCGCCGGCTCGGCCTGCGCGCCGACATGGATGCGCTGCCGATCCACGAAACCACCGGTCTGCCGTACGCGAGCAAGGTGGCCGGCAAGATGCACGCGTGCGGCCACGACGGCCATACCGCGATGCTGCTGGCCGCGGCGAAGCACCTGGCGCGCGAAAAATCATTCGACGGCACGTTGAATCTGATTTTTCAGCCGGCCGAAGAGGGTCTGGCCGGCGCGAAGAAGATGCTCGAAGACGGCCTGTTCGAACGGTTCCCGTGCGATGCCGTGTTTGCGATGCACAACATGCCCGGACATCCGGCCGGCAAGTTCGGCTTTCTGCCGGGCTCGTTCATGGCGTCGTCGGATACGGTGATCATCAAGGTGACCGGGCGCGGCGGCCATGGCGCGGTGCCGCACAAGGCCATCGATCCCGTGGTTGTGTGCGCGCAGATCGTGCTGGCGTTGCAGGCGATCGTGTCGCGCAATATCGCACCGCTCGACATGGCGATCATCACGGTCGGCTCGATTCACGCGGGCGAAGCGCCGAACGTGATTCCGGAAAGCGCGGAAATGCGTCTGTCGGTGCGCGCGCTGCGGCCCGAGGTGCGCGACCATCTGCAGGAACGCATCACGGCGGTCGCGACCGGCCAGGCGGCGGTGTTCGGCGCGCGCGCCGAGGTCGACTATCAGCGCCGCTATCCGGTGCTCGTCAACGATACGGAAATGACCGCGCTCGCGCGTCAGGTTGCGCTCGACTGGCTTGGCGAGGACGGTCTGATCCGCGACATGCAGCCGCTCACCGGCAGCGAAGACTTCGCGTTCCTGCTCGAACGTTGCGCGGGCAGCTATCTGATCATCGGCAATGGCGACGGCGAGGGCGGCTGCATGGTCCATAACCCCGGCTACGACTTCAACGACGCTTGCCTCGCGACCGGTGCCGCGTATTGGGTGAAGCTCGCGCAGACGTTTCTGGTTTGA
- a CDS encoding GlxA family transcriptional regulator, whose translation MPHMHLDTARITWLHTPSLNVRTAARRIGILLFDGFWLLGPGTVVEMFQSANELAGARAGEDPPYDVQFLSMDGGNVASSSSARIWTDRIDTRFGAGFDVLFIAGGYGALAAARDERLLNWLRAVQSRTRAIETIGEGRLVLEAAGPTEHDGLMNRYPGATAGEGAFSAANDRNDCARSALMFIKRDLGAELARSVADRVLPGMAASWVPLPAEGGTLSVAEKIRAAARWMEANCDRPVSVADAAQVAAMSERNFLRRFKHEMQVTPSDYLLQVRLRIACNFLTETELPVDKIARRSGTGNGDRLAKIFRKRMALSPTEYRARSRAATEA comes from the coding sequence ATGCCGCACATGCACCTTGATACCGCGAGAATTACGTGGCTTCACACGCCGTCCTTGAATGTACGTACTGCAGCGCGGCGAATCGGCATCCTGCTGTTCGACGGCTTCTGGCTGCTCGGCCCCGGTACCGTGGTCGAGATGTTCCAGAGCGCTAACGAACTCGCGGGCGCGCGAGCCGGCGAAGATCCACCGTATGACGTGCAGTTCCTGTCGATGGATGGCGGCAACGTCGCGAGTTCGTCGTCGGCGCGCATCTGGACCGACCGGATCGATACGCGCTTCGGCGCCGGCTTCGACGTGCTGTTTATCGCGGGCGGCTACGGAGCGCTCGCGGCCGCGCGCGATGAACGGCTGCTCAACTGGCTGCGCGCGGTGCAATCGCGCACCCGCGCAATCGAAACGATCGGCGAGGGCCGGCTGGTACTCGAAGCGGCCGGCCCGACCGAACACGACGGGCTGATGAACCGCTATCCGGGCGCCACCGCGGGCGAAGGCGCGTTCAGCGCGGCCAACGACCGCAACGACTGCGCACGCAGCGCGCTGATGTTCATCAAGCGCGATCTCGGCGCCGAACTCGCGCGCAGTGTCGCCGACCGCGTGTTGCCCGGCATGGCCGCGTCGTGGGTGCCGCTGCCGGCCGAGGGCGGCACGCTGAGCGTCGCCGAAAAAATCCGCGCGGCCGCGCGCTGGATGGAGGCGAATTGCGATCGTCCGGTGTCGGTTGCCGATGCCGCGCAGGTCGCCGCGATGAGCGAGCGCAATTTTCTGCGCCGCTTCAAGCACGAGATGCAGGTCACGCCATCCGATTACCTGTTGCAGGTGCGGCTGCGCATCGCGTGTAATTTCCTGACCGAGACCGAACTGCCGGTCGACAAGATCGCGCGTCGCAGCGGCACCGGCAACGGTGACCGTCTCGCGAAGATTTTCCGCAAACGCATGGCGTTGTCGCCAACCGAGTATCGTGCCCGTAGCCGGGCAGCCACTGAGGCGTAG
- a CDS encoding DUF1328 family protein, which translates to MLRYAVIFFIIAIIAAVFGFGGIAAGATEIAKILFFIFIVIFLVTLLMGVIRR; encoded by the coding sequence ATGCTTCGATACGCTGTCATTTTCTTCATCATCGCCATCATCGCCGCGGTGTTCGGCTTTGGCGGCATCGCCGCAGGCGCAACCGAAATCGCGAAGATACTGTTCTTTATCTTTATCGTGATCTTCCTCGTCACGCTGCTGATGGGCGTAATCAGACGCTGA
- a CDS encoding LysE/ArgO family amino acid transporter, with protein MNWLSNWPSFSHGAALCASLIVTIGAQNAFVLRQGIMRSHIGKIVLLCTLSDFILIGAGVGGASVLMERFPRFVHAMLYVGLAYLVWFGVSALRRAVKPGHAVLDASADGSANTAANTGANIGANGAPPVQRALPIVLMTLAFTWLNPHVYLDTFLLIGTAGAREPDGARLAFALGAMAVSAVWFVGLGYGARMLAPLFRRASAWRVLDGAIGSMVLLIALTQLR; from the coding sequence ATGAACTGGCTCTCCAACTGGCCGTCTTTTTCGCACGGCGCCGCGCTGTGCGCATCGCTGATCGTGACGATCGGCGCGCAAAACGCGTTCGTGCTGCGTCAGGGCATCATGCGCTCGCACATCGGCAAGATCGTGCTGCTGTGCACGCTGTCGGATTTCATTCTGATCGGCGCGGGCGTCGGTGGCGCGTCGGTGCTGATGGAGCGCTTTCCGCGCTTCGTTCATGCGATGCTGTATGTCGGGCTCGCGTATCTCGTGTGGTTCGGCGTGAGCGCGCTGCGCCGCGCGGTGAAGCCGGGTCATGCGGTACTCGACGCGTCGGCCGATGGCAGTGCAAATACTGCTGCAAACACCGGCGCAAATATCGGCGCAAATGGCGCGCCGCCCGTGCAACGCGCGCTGCCGATCGTGCTGATGACGCTTGCCTTTACATGGCTCAACCCGCACGTGTATCTGGATACGTTCCTGCTGATCGGCACGGCCGGCGCGCGTGAACCCGACGGCGCGCGGCTCGCGTTCGCGCTCGGCGCGATGGCGGTCAGCGCGGTCTGGTTCGTCGGGCTCGGTTACGGTGCGCGCATGCTGGCGCCGCTGTTTCGCCGCGCGAGTGCGTGGCGCGTGCTCGATGGCGCGATCGGCAGCATGGTGTTGTTGATCGCGCTGACGCAGTTGCGTTGA
- the rfbC gene encoding dTDP-4-dehydrorhamnose 3,5-epimerase — MGNKVMATALPEVKLVEPEVFVDEFGFCFETFSADEFADDVAPGFNFVQDRHLRAVRGVLRGLHYQVQRPQGRLLRVVRGEVFDVAVDVRLNSPNFGKWSGEFLSDTNQRQIWVPPGFAHGFVVLSDVAECVWKTTEYWFPELERCLLWSDPDIGIEWPIDFEPILGSKDAAGRRLYEAENIP, encoded by the coding sequence ATGGGCAACAAGGTCATGGCGACGGCATTGCCGGAGGTCAAACTCGTCGAGCCGGAAGTGTTCGTCGACGAGTTCGGTTTCTGCTTCGAGACTTTCAGCGCCGACGAGTTTGCAGACGACGTCGCGCCGGGTTTCAACTTCGTGCAGGACCGGCATCTGCGCGCGGTGCGCGGCGTATTGCGCGGACTGCACTATCAGGTGCAGCGTCCGCAGGGGCGCCTGCTGCGCGTGGTGCGCGGCGAAGTGTTCGACGTGGCCGTCGACGTGCGCCTCAATTCGCCGAACTTCGGCAAGTGGAGCGGCGAGTTTCTGAGCGATACCAACCAGCGGCAGATCTGGGTACCGCCCGGATTCGCGCACGGCTTCGTCGTGCTGTCGGATGTCGCCGAGTGCGTGTGGAAGACCACTGAATACTGGTTTCCCGAACTCGAGCGCTGCCTGTTGTGGTCCGATCCCGATATCGGCATCGAATGGCCGATCGACTTCGAGCCGATTCTCGGCAGCAAGGACGCCGCCGGCCGGCGTCTGTACGAAGCGGAAAACATCCCGTGA
- a CDS encoding LysR family transcriptional regulator ArgP: MLDYALLDALAAVVRHGSFDRAASELNVTPSAVSQRVKLLEERVGSVLVKRGQPCVATTSGALLCRHTERVLLLEAELNGRLPALPGALVEAWPTLRVAVNNDSVGTWFIDAVAPFCVEREMLLDLVIDDQDHTAQRIRDGSAQGAVTTQAEPVQGCRSVRLGRMRYLAVCSPAFHARYFADGVTRDSLRHTPCVDFDPKDQLQKRFMRRITRTDIDPPQHWIPHVSGFMSACMMGLGWGMCPERMIAGQLARGELVEVAPGKPIDVDLYWQSWRLSIGWLDDFSAMLRQRAREFLD, encoded by the coding sequence ATGCTCGACTATGCGTTGCTCGATGCGCTCGCCGCCGTGGTACGCCACGGTTCGTTCGACCGCGCGGCGAGCGAGCTCAATGTCACGCCGTCGGCGGTATCGCAGCGGGTCAAGCTACTGGAGGAGCGGGTCGGCAGCGTGCTCGTGAAGCGTGGCCAGCCATGCGTCGCGACCACCTCGGGCGCGCTGCTGTGCCGTCATACCGAGCGCGTGCTGCTGCTCGAAGCGGAGCTCAACGGCCGGCTGCCGGCGCTGCCCGGTGCGCTGGTCGAGGCGTGGCCGACGCTGCGCGTGGCCGTCAACAACGACAGCGTCGGCACGTGGTTCATCGACGCGGTCGCGCCGTTCTGCGTCGAGCGCGAGATGCTGCTCGATCTCGTGATCGACGATCAGGACCACACCGCGCAGCGCATTCGCGACGGCAGCGCGCAGGGCGCGGTCACCACGCAGGCCGAACCGGTGCAGGGCTGCCGTTCGGTGCGGCTTGGCCGCATGCGTTATCTGGCGGTCTGCTCGCCCGCGTTTCACGCGCGCTATTTCGCCGACGGCGTCACGCGCGACAGTTTGCGGCACACCCCGTGCGTCGATTTTGATCCGAAGGACCAGTTGCAGAAGCGTTTTATGCGACGCATCACGCGCACGGATATCGACCCGCCGCAGCACTGGATCCCGCACGTCAGCGGCTTTATGAGTGCCTGCATGATGGGGCTCGGCTGGGGCATGTGCCCGGAGCGGATGATCGCCGGGCAGCTCGCACGCGGCGAGCTGGTCGAGGTCGCGCCGGGCAAGCCGATCGACGTCGATCTGTACTGGCAGAGCTGGCGTCTGTCGATCGGCTGGCTCGACGATTTCAGCGCGATGCTCAGGCAGCGCGCCCGCGAATTTCTCGATTGA
- a CDS encoding MFS transporter encodes MTVRTQVTTRSLRALDWLNFFVANVQTGFGPFIASYLASHKWTQGEIGMVLSVGTISAMVSQVPGGAAVDALRNKKAAAAWAIGAIILSAMLLAVSPTVLPVIAAEVFHGFASCMLTPALAAISFALVGRANLGDRLGRNARWASIGSAVAAGLMGLFGEYYSPRAVFFLTAGLAVPALFALSMIQRTDTIELPKAAPTPEQVERRESLRALLRDKRLLLFAACIVLFHLSNAAMLNLAAGEVTAGMGDNVQLVIAACIIVPQAIVAMMSPWVGRSAERWGRRPILLLGFSALPIRALLFAGISSPYLLVPVQMLDGLSAAVFGVMLPLIAADVAGDKGRYNLCIGLFGLAAGIGATLSTTAAGFIADRFGNAVSFFGLAAAGALAVLLVWAAMPETRDASAGNGNGDGAPVTDHGESTAR; translated from the coding sequence ATGACGGTCCGCACCCAGGTCACGACGCGCAGTCTGCGCGCGCTCGATTGGCTCAACTTCTTCGTCGCCAACGTGCAAACGGGCTTCGGGCCATTCATCGCGTCGTATCTCGCATCGCATAAATGGACGCAGGGCGAGATCGGCATGGTGCTGTCGGTCGGCACCATCAGCGCGATGGTGAGCCAGGTGCCGGGCGGCGCCGCGGTCGACGCGCTGCGCAACAAGAAGGCCGCCGCCGCGTGGGCGATCGGCGCGATCATCCTCAGCGCGATGCTGCTCGCCGTGAGCCCGACCGTGTTGCCGGTGATCGCCGCCGAGGTGTTCCACGGCTTCGCGAGCTGCATGCTGACGCCGGCGCTCGCGGCGATCTCGTTCGCGCTGGTGGGCCGCGCGAATCTCGGCGACCGGCTCGGGCGCAATGCGCGCTGGGCATCGATCGGCAGCGCGGTCGCGGCCGGTCTGATGGGCCTGTTCGGCGAATACTATTCGCCGCGCGCGGTGTTCTTTCTGACCGCCGGCCTCGCGGTTCCCGCGCTGTTCGCGCTCTCGATGATCCAGCGCACCGACACGATCGAGCTGCCGAAAGCCGCGCCGACGCCCGAGCAGGTCGAGCGGCGCGAAAGCCTGCGCGCGCTGCTGCGCGACAAGCGCCTGCTGCTGTTCGCCGCGTGCATCGTGCTGTTCCATCTGTCGAATGCGGCGATGCTGAATCTCGCGGCCGGCGAAGTGACGGCCGGCATGGGCGATAACGTGCAGCTCGTGATCGCGGCGTGCATCATCGTGCCGCAGGCAATCGTCGCGATGATGTCGCCGTGGGTCGGGCGTTCGGCCGAACGCTGGGGGCGCCGGCCGATCCTGCTGCTCGGTTTCAGCGCGCTGCCGATCCGCGCGCTGCTGTTCGCGGGCATCAGCAGCCCGTATCTGCTCGTACCGGTGCAGATGCTCGACGGTCTGAGCGCTGCCGTGTTCGGCGTGATGCTGCCGTTGATCGCCGCGGACGTGGCCGGCGACAAGGGCCGCTACAACCTGTGTATCGGCCTGTTCGGACTCGCGGCGGGCATCGGCGCGACGCTCAGCACGACCGCGGCCGGTTTCATCGCCGATCGCTTCGGCAATGCGGTGAGCTTCTTCGGCCTCGCGGCGGCGGGCGCGCTGGCGGTGCTGCTGGTGTGGGCGGCGATGCCCGAGACGCGCGATGCGTCGGCCGGCAACGGCAACGGCGATGGCGCGCCGGTGACGGATCATGGGGAGTCGACCGCGCGGTGA
- a CDS encoding MFS transporter: MDYSATPRPVGADALDALDSEGRADRAATSAAAPPEKRLGHAKAIAAITLGNGLEFFDFTIYSFFATIIGKQFFPVEGQLVQLMLAVGTFGVGFIMRPVGGIVLGAYADRAGRKAAMSLTLWLMTLGSAIIAFAPPYAAIGVTAPLLVILARLVQGFALGGEVGASTALLLEYGSDRTRGFYGSWQFVSQGLNTVVGSLLGVALASTLAPAALESWGWRVPFVIGMAMGPIGIYIRRHLDETLPGVEGETVNSVGVHGSHSGSRPASQSASQPASQPTSQPVRDLFRDHARSITTGVVTTIGGTAANYIVLFYLSTYAIRILHLPMASALWAAWTGAVVTVICSPFAGMLSDRIGRKRVLWVSRVLLILAVYPAFMTINAAPTVPVLLAVVAGLALVVTFTAVPNIVMLPELFPRAIRATGMSVVYCLGVSIFGGFAQFFATWLIQISGSNLAPAWYLIGCSLVSLLPLPFMRETAGKPID, from the coding sequence ATGGACTATTCCGCCACACCGCGACCCGTGGGCGCCGATGCGCTCGATGCACTCGACTCAGAGGGCCGCGCCGATCGCGCCGCGACTTCGGCCGCCGCGCCGCCCGAAAAACGGCTCGGCCACGCCAAGGCGATCGCCGCGATCACCCTCGGCAACGGCCTCGAATTTTTCGACTTCACGATCTACAGCTTTTTCGCGACGATCATCGGCAAGCAGTTTTTCCCGGTCGAAGGTCAGCTCGTGCAGTTGATGCTCGCGGTCGGCACGTTCGGTGTCGGCTTCATCATGCGGCCGGTGGGCGGCATCGTGCTTGGCGCGTATGCGGATCGCGCGGGACGCAAGGCCGCCATGAGCCTGACGCTGTGGCTGATGACGCTCGGCTCCGCGATCATCGCGTTTGCGCCGCCGTATGCGGCAATCGGCGTGACCGCGCCGCTGCTGGTGATTCTCGCGCGGCTGGTGCAGGGCTTCGCGCTGGGCGGCGAGGTGGGTGCGTCGACGGCGCTGCTGCTCGAATACGGCAGCGATCGCACGCGCGGTTTCTATGGCAGCTGGCAGTTCGTGAGCCAGGGGCTGAACACGGTGGTCGGTTCGTTGCTCGGCGTCGCGCTGGCCTCGACATTGGCGCCGGCCGCGCTGGAAAGCTGGGGCTGGCGCGTGCCGTTCGTGATCGGCATGGCGATGGGGCCGATCGGCATCTATATCCGGCGCCATCTCGACGAGACCTTGCCTGGCGTCGAGGGTGAAACGGTGAACAGCGTGGGCGTGCATGGTTCACACTCCGGTTCGCGGCCGGCTTCGCAATCCGCCTCGCAGCCAGCTTCACAACCCACCTCGCAGCCGGTCCGCGACCTGTTCCGCGATCACGCGCGCTCGATCACGACCGGCGTGGTGACGACAATCGGCGGCACCGCGGCGAACTACATCGTGCTGTTCTATCTGTCCACCTACGCGATCCGGATCCTGCATCTGCCGATGGCGTCGGCGTTGTGGGCCGCGTGGACCGGCGCGGTCGTCACGGTGATCTGCTCGCCGTTCGCCGGCATGCTGTCCGATCGCATCGGCCGCAAGCGCGTGCTGTGGGTGTCGCGCGTGCTGCTGATTCTGGCTGTCTATCCGGCGTTCATGACGATCAACGCGGCGCCGACGGTGCCGGTGCTGCTCGCGGTGGTCGCCGGTCTCGCGCTCGTCGTCACGTTCACCGCGGTGCCCAATATCGTGATGTTGCCGGAGCTGTTTCCGCGCGCGATTCGCGCGACCGGCATGTCGGTCGTCTACTGTCTCGGCGTGTCGATTTTCGGCGGCTTCGCGCAGTTTTTCGCGACGTGGCTGATCCAGATTTCGGGCAGCAATCTGGCGCCGGCGTGGTATCTGATCGGTTGCAGCCTGGTGTCGCTGCTGCCGCTGCCGTTTATGCGCGAGACGGCGGGCAAGCCGATCGATTGA
- a CDS encoding LysR family transcriptional regulator, with the protein MKLHQLSTLAAIADTGSIRAAARSLGLSPAAVTKAMRELEADMRAPLILRGASGVAFTEFGRALVVHARLVLGQLQRAQAEIDALRGAAAGKLSIGVTPWVALTFLPPAVQRFRERMPEVQLEFFEGLLAVVQPRLRDGSLDFSIGRPPPASPQSEFHNVPLFSTHSAVVARRDHPKAGCRSLLELEDEQWILNWDAASRESMADKLFRRRGMRVPHTILLAHSLAVVLGLLARTDMLSIFPWPLVEVLPGRENLWALPLRETVDETIVSITSRRGVPLSPAAECFLDCLRETIDESAHSQDPEQRRLFHSIELLL; encoded by the coding sequence ATGAAACTGCATCAACTCAGTACTCTGGCGGCGATCGCGGATACCGGAAGTATCCGGGCCGCGGCGCGCTCGCTGGGCCTGTCGCCGGCCGCCGTCACCAAGGCGATGCGCGAGCTTGAAGCCGACATGCGCGCGCCGCTCATCCTGCGCGGCGCGAGCGGTGTCGCGTTCACCGAGTTCGGCCGCGCGCTCGTCGTGCATGCGCGGCTCGTGCTCGGTCAGTTGCAGCGCGCGCAGGCCGAGATCGACGCGTTGCGCGGCGCGGCCGCCGGCAAGCTATCGATCGGCGTCACGCCGTGGGTCGCGCTGACTTTTCTACCGCCCGCGGTGCAGCGCTTTCGCGAGCGGATGCCAGAGGTGCAGTTGGAATTCTTCGAGGGCTTGCTTGCGGTCGTACAGCCGCGCCTGCGCGACGGCAGCCTCGATTTCTCGATCGGCCGGCCGCCGCCCGCGTCCCCGCAATCGGAGTTTCATAACGTGCCGCTGTTTTCGACGCATTCGGCGGTGGTCGCGCGCCGGGATCATCCGAAGGCCGGCTGCCGATCGCTGCTCGAACTCGAAGACGAGCAGTGGATCCTGAACTGGGACGCGGCGAGCCGCGAGTCGATGGCGGACAAGCTGTTCCGCCGCCGCGGCATGCGTGTGCCGCATACGATCCTGCTCGCGCATTCGCTGGCGGTCGTGCTCGGTCTGCTCGCGCGCACGGACATGCTGAGCATTTTTCCGTGGCCGCTCGTCGAGGTGTTGCCCGGAAGGGAAAACCTGTGGGCGCTGCCGCTGCGCGAGACCGTCGACGAAACGATCGTCAGCATCACGTCACGGCGCGGCGTGCCGCTGAGCCCTGCCGCCGAGTGCTTTCTCGACTGCCTGCGCGAGACCATCGACGAAAGCGCGCACTCGCAGGACCCGGAACAGCGCCGGCTGTTTCATTCGATCGAGCTGTTGCTGTAG
- a CDS encoding GNAT family N-acetyltransferase has protein sequence MKRRRAIQPQSVPVHYVGHRTGHVEVRRFDASRDSFVALTALLHRAFAPLGAQGLNCTCVDQTITTTRERATRGDCYVAVCEGRIVGTMTLYASDPMASCEQYRHDDVASLRQFAVEPAWQARGIGTLLIAFAEHWAATRGYAELALDTPQPAAHLVAFYRRQGFRIVDFTRFDGKCYDSAILSKPPVAARTLANWSRRLYATRPVACAA, from the coding sequence GTGAAGCGTCGTCGCGCGATCCAGCCGCAATCGGTTCCTGTCCACTACGTAGGTCATCGCACCGGTCATGTCGAAGTGCGCCGCTTCGATGCGTCGCGCGATTCGTTCGTCGCATTGACCGCGCTGCTGCATCGCGCGTTTGCGCCGCTCGGCGCACAGGGACTCAACTGCACGTGTGTCGATCAGACCATCACGACGACGCGTGAGCGCGCGACGCGCGGCGATTGCTACGTAGCGGTATGCGAAGGTCGCATCGTCGGCACGATGACGCTGTACGCGTCGGATCCGATGGCATCGTGCGAACAGTATCGGCACGACGACGTTGCGAGCTTGCGGCAATTCGCGGTCGAGCCGGCGTGGCAGGCGCGCGGTATCGGCACGTTGCTGATCGCCTTCGCCGAGCACTGGGCCGCGACGCGAGGCTATGCGGAACTCGCGCTCGATACGCCGCAGCCGGCCGCGCATCTGGTCGCGTTCTATCGCAGGCAGGGGTTTCGCATCGTCGATTTCACGCGCTTCGACGGCAAGTGCTACGACAGCGCGATTCTGAGCAAGCCGCCGGTCGCGGCGCGCACGCTGGCGAACTGGTCACGGCGTTTGTACGCGACGCGGCCGGTTGCGTGCGCGGCCTGA